One window of the Manihot esculenta cultivar AM560-2 chromosome 14, M.esculenta_v8, whole genome shotgun sequence genome contains the following:
- the LOC110599795 gene encoding histone-lysine N-methyltransferase, H3 lysine-9 specific SUVH6-like, with product MSCVSFNNRLTRIWFFLLQLTKTFCLIVKFKCIRMDRAPRLVQAKRKANDGLVLKAPRLVHQDLSKDNLLCDDLVEASHVSKYTSANEGKYALDENSAIEGQHLVMLRDKKELSPSGDEVKEVLRLYHKVLNELLKKNRKALMQKPNIHLVAASILRDRHTWLNTVKRLGSIPGVEVGDEFQYRAELCIIGLHHQIEKGIDYMEKDRMKLATSIVSSGRYPNFMNSSDVLIYSGEGGNPLVQNKRPPKDQALTHGNLALKNNMDQKVPVRVILKQMWKGSKVSTYVYDGLYHVEKCWQERGKFGKLIFKFKLKRISGQPQRTQGLPSKIDKYPSNRKVILASNTFEDNEKVTVGTRNTLDDKRPSSHVFDKTYSVIFNQSKSIGCDCIDGCSDFKDWSCKIKNGKVLPYDHNERLIVRKLRIFECGPFCKCYGSCINRVTQRGIRFQLQVFMTKSGRWGVRSKQYIPAGSFICECFGLHQAKEGIEHLLGKENNCDARICQNNRVLPLHNLSHPSFPENDEYFTIDITEFDNVGSFINHSYSPNLHVQNVLHGDSKKPHLMLFAMKDIHPLQKLTYNYNCGTKF from the coding sequence ATGTCTTGTGTTTCGTTTAATAACCGACTTACAAGAATATGGTTCTTTTTACTTCAATTAACTAAAACCTTTTGTCTCATAGTTAAATTTAAGTGCATACGGATGGATCGGGCACCAAGACTTGTGCAAGCTAAACGAAAAGCCAATGATGGTCTAGTTTTGAAAGCACCAAGACTTGTGCACCAAGACTTGTCCAAGGACAATCTTTTGTGTGATGATCTTGTTGAGGCTTCCCATGTTTCTAAATACACTTCAGCTAACGAAGGCAAATATGCTTTAGATGAAAATTCAGCTATTGAAGGCCAACATCTGGTCATGTTGAGAGACAAAAAGGAATTGAGTCCTAGTGGTGATGAAGTTAAGGAGGTTTTAAGATTGTATCATAAGGTGCTTAACGagcttttgaaaaaaaatagaaaggcCTTAATGCAAAAACCAAACATTCACCTAGTTGCAGCATCAATTCTTCGTGATAGACATACATGGTTGAACACAGTGAAAAGACTTGGATCTATTCCTGGagttgaagttggtgatgaGTTTCAATACAGAGCTGAACTATGTATAATTGGTCTTCATCATCAAATTGAAAAGGGCATAGATTACATGGAGAAGGATAGAATGAAATTAGCTACAAGCATTGTTTCAAGTGGTCGATATCCGAATTTCATGAATTCATCTGATGTCTTAATTTATTCAGGAGAAGGTGGGAATCCATTGGTTCAAAATAAGCGGCCACCTAAAGATCAAGCTCTCACACATGGCAATCTTGCACTAAAGAATAATATGGATCAAAAAGTCCCAGTGAGAGTTATCCTTAAGCAAATGTGGAAAGGTTCTAAGGTATCTACATATGTTTATGATGGCTTATACCATGTGGAGAAATGTTGGCAAGAAAGAGGGAAATTTGGCAaacttattttcaaatttaagttaaaaaggATTTCAGGACAACCACAGCGAACTCAAGGATTACCATCCAAAATAGATAAGTACCCATCTAATCGAAAGGTTATTTTAGCAAGTAATACTTTTGAGGACAACGAAAAAGTAACAGTTGGAACGAGGAACACACTTGATGACAAGAGACCTTCATCACATGTTTTCGATAAAACTTATTCTGTGATTTTCAATCAATCCAAGTCAATTGGTTGTGATTGCATTGATGGATGCTCAGATTTTAAAGATTGGTCATGCAAAATAAAGAATGGGAAAGTTCTTCCTTATGATCACAATGAACGTCTTATTGTAAGAAAGCTTCGTATTTTCGAGTGTGGTCCTTTTTGCAAGTGTTATGGTTCTTGCATAAATAGAGTGACACAACGTGGCATCCGATTTCAACTTCAAGTGTTTATGACTAAATCAGGAAGATGGGGTGTTCGATCAAAACAATACATTCCAGCCGGAAGTTTTATATGCGAGTGTTTTGGACTACATCAAGCAAAGGAAGGAATTGAGCATTTGTTGGGCAAGGAAAACAACTGTGATGCGCGTATTTGTCAAAACAATCGGGTGCTTCCTCTTCATAATTTGTCGCATCCAAGTTTCCCTGAAAATGATGAGTATTTTACTATAGATATTACTGAATTTGATAATGTAGGAAGCTTTATTAATCATAGTTACTCTCCTAACCTTCATGTCCAAAATGTCCTTCATGGTGATAGTAAGAAGCCTCATTTGATGTTATTTGCCATGAAGGACATACATCCTCTCCAAAAGTTGACTTACAATTATAATTGTGGGACAAAGTTTTGA
- the LOC110599867 gene encoding putative glycine-rich cell wall structural protein 1, with amino-acid sequence MHLTPFHFVLLFVAVAATAADTTAAENSVVSPEMSNAPNSEQGSSSSGATGSGHGPNWDYSWGWGSSPGSGWGYGSGSGRSPNGFGRGFGFGFGSGSGSGYGYGFGSGDEHDGGGGGGAGGGSSNSGGDGGTGGYGDGYWQVDSRRTNNHGR; translated from the coding sequence ATGCACCTCACTCCTTTTCATTTTGTTCTCCTCTTCGTAGCTGTTGCTGCCACCGCTGCAGATACTACGGCTGCTGAGAATAGTGTGGTCTCTCCTGAAATGTCTAACGCTCCTAACAGTGAACAAGGCAGCTCCTcttctggagctactggctCCGGCCATGGCCCCAACTGGGACTACAGTTGGGGATGGGGGTCGAGTCCTGGTAGCGGATGGGGTTATGGTTCGGGTTCAGGCCGCTCGCCAAATGGGTTCGGCAGGGGTTTTGGGTTTGGGTTTGGAAGTGGGTCAGGATCGGGTTATGGTTATGGATTTGGCAGTGGGGATGAACAcgatggtggtggtggtggtggggctGGAGGTGGGTCAAGTAATTCAGGTGGTGACGGCGGTACAGGTGGCTACGGTGATGGTTACTGGCAGGTTGATTCCAGAAGGACAAACAATCATGGGCGATAA
- the LOC110599866 gene encoding protein ORANGE-GREEN, chloroplastic isoform X2 — protein MGSLGRVLAVLYPNKLLCLSGSHGLHHLNCRFKGFDRKLSSKWRSMASEFESSSFAPSVDSDSTDKNAAGFCIIEGPETVQDFAKMELQEIRDNIRSRRNKIFLQMEVRRLRIQQRIKSAELGILKEDHEHELPDFPSFIPFLPPLSAENLKLYYATCFSLIAGIIIFGGLLAPILEIKLGLGGTSYADFIRCVHLPMQLSQVDPIVASFSGGAVGVISALMVVEINNVKQQEHKRCKYCLGTGYLACARCSSTGSLVLVETVSTVNGGDQPLSTPKTERCSNCSGSGKVMCPTCLCTGMAMASEHDPRIDPFD, from the exons ATGGGAAGTTTGGGCCGAGTCCTGGCGGTTTTGTACCCAAATAAGCTACTATGCTTGTCCGGTTCTCACGGTTTACATCACCTGAACTGTAGGTTTAAAGGTTTCGACCGGAAATTAAGCTCGAAATGGCGATCTATGGCGTCCGAGTTCGAATCTTCTTCTTTCGCGCCTTCTGTTGACTCTGATTCCACTGATAAAAACGCCGCTGG ATTTTGTATCATAGAAGGACCTGAAACGGTTCAAGACTTTGCTAAAATGGAACTGCAGGAAATTCGAGATAACATTCGAAGCCGGCGGAACAAAATTTTCTTGCAGATGGAG GTTCGTAGGCTAAGGATACAACAGAGAATCAAGAGTGCTGAGCTTGGGATTTTAAAGGAAGACCATGAGCATGAGCTTCCTGACTTTCCATCATTCATCCCCTTTTTGCCTCCTTTG AGTGCAGAAAATCTTAAGCTGTACTATGCTACTTGTTTTTCTCTTATTGCTGGGATCATCATTTTTGGCGGCCTTTTAGCACCTATT TTGGAAATTAAGCTGGGGTTAGGGGGCACGTCATATGCAGATTTTATCCGTTGTGTACATTTGCCTATGCAATTAAG CCAAGTTGATCCTATAGTGGCTTCATTCTCTGGAGGAGCAGTTGGGGTGATCTCAGCCTTGATGGTAGTTGAGATAAACAATgtaaaacaacaagaacataaaagATGCAAATATTGTCTTGGAACTG GGTATCTGGCTTGTGCACGTTGCTCAAGCACTGGATCACTTGTTCTTGTTGAAACAGTTTCAACAGTCAATGGTGGAGATCAACCATTATCCACACCCAAAACAGAAAGATGTTCGAATTGTTCAGGATCTGGAAAG GTCATGTGCCCCACATGCCTTTGCACTGGAATGGCTATGGCTAGTGAACACGACCCAAGGATTGACCCCTTTGATTAG
- the LOC110599866 gene encoding protein ORANGE-GREEN, chloroplastic isoform X1, with protein MGSLGRVLAVLYPNKLLCLSGSHGLHHLNCRFKGFDRKLSSKWRSMASEFESSSFAPSVDSDSTDKNAAGFCIIEGPETVQDFAKMELQEIRDNIRSRRNKIFLQMEEVRRLRIQQRIKSAELGILKEDHEHELPDFPSFIPFLPPLSAENLKLYYATCFSLIAGIIIFGGLLAPILEIKLGLGGTSYADFIRCVHLPMQLSQVDPIVASFSGGAVGVISALMVVEINNVKQQEHKRCKYCLGTGYLACARCSSTGSLVLVETVSTVNGGDQPLSTPKTERCSNCSGSGKVMCPTCLCTGMAMASEHDPRIDPFD; from the exons ATGGGAAGTTTGGGCCGAGTCCTGGCGGTTTTGTACCCAAATAAGCTACTATGCTTGTCCGGTTCTCACGGTTTACATCACCTGAACTGTAGGTTTAAAGGTTTCGACCGGAAATTAAGCTCGAAATGGCGATCTATGGCGTCCGAGTTCGAATCTTCTTCTTTCGCGCCTTCTGTTGACTCTGATTCCACTGATAAAAACGCCGCTGG ATTTTGTATCATAGAAGGACCTGAAACGGTTCAAGACTTTGCTAAAATGGAACTGCAGGAAATTCGAGATAACATTCGAAGCCGGCGGAACAAAATTTTCTTGCAGATGGAGGAG GTTCGTAGGCTAAGGATACAACAGAGAATCAAGAGTGCTGAGCTTGGGATTTTAAAGGAAGACCATGAGCATGAGCTTCCTGACTTTCCATCATTCATCCCCTTTTTGCCTCCTTTG AGTGCAGAAAATCTTAAGCTGTACTATGCTACTTGTTTTTCTCTTATTGCTGGGATCATCATTTTTGGCGGCCTTTTAGCACCTATT TTGGAAATTAAGCTGGGGTTAGGGGGCACGTCATATGCAGATTTTATCCGTTGTGTACATTTGCCTATGCAATTAAG CCAAGTTGATCCTATAGTGGCTTCATTCTCTGGAGGAGCAGTTGGGGTGATCTCAGCCTTGATGGTAGTTGAGATAAACAATgtaaaacaacaagaacataaaagATGCAAATATTGTCTTGGAACTG GGTATCTGGCTTGTGCACGTTGCTCAAGCACTGGATCACTTGTTCTTGTTGAAACAGTTTCAACAGTCAATGGTGGAGATCAACCATTATCCACACCCAAAACAGAAAGATGTTCGAATTGTTCAGGATCTGGAAAG GTCATGTGCCCCACATGCCTTTGCACTGGAATGGCTATGGCTAGTGAACACGACCCAAGGATTGACCCCTTTGATTAG
- the LOC110599866 gene encoding protein ORANGE-GREEN, chloroplastic isoform X3, producing MELQEIRDNIRSRRNKIFLQMEEVRRLRIQQRIKSAELGILKEDHEHELPDFPSFIPFLPPLSAENLKLYYATCFSLIAGIIIFGGLLAPILEIKLGLGGTSYADFIRCVHLPMQLSQVDPIVASFSGGAVGVISALMVVEINNVKQQEHKRCKYCLGTGYLACARCSSTGSLVLVETVSTVNGGDQPLSTPKTERCSNCSGSGKVMCPTCLCTGMAMASEHDPRIDPFD from the exons ATGGAACTGCAGGAAATTCGAGATAACATTCGAAGCCGGCGGAACAAAATTTTCTTGCAGATGGAGGAG GTTCGTAGGCTAAGGATACAACAGAGAATCAAGAGTGCTGAGCTTGGGATTTTAAAGGAAGACCATGAGCATGAGCTTCCTGACTTTCCATCATTCATCCCCTTTTTGCCTCCTTTG AGTGCAGAAAATCTTAAGCTGTACTATGCTACTTGTTTTTCTCTTATTGCTGGGATCATCATTTTTGGCGGCCTTTTAGCACCTATT TTGGAAATTAAGCTGGGGTTAGGGGGCACGTCATATGCAGATTTTATCCGTTGTGTACATTTGCCTATGCAATTAAG CCAAGTTGATCCTATAGTGGCTTCATTCTCTGGAGGAGCAGTTGGGGTGATCTCAGCCTTGATGGTAGTTGAGATAAACAATgtaaaacaacaagaacataaaagATGCAAATATTGTCTTGGAACTG GGTATCTGGCTTGTGCACGTTGCTCAAGCACTGGATCACTTGTTCTTGTTGAAACAGTTTCAACAGTCAATGGTGGAGATCAACCATTATCCACACCCAAAACAGAAAGATGTTCGAATTGTTCAGGATCTGGAAAG GTCATGTGCCCCACATGCCTTTGCACTGGAATGGCTATGGCTAGTGAACACGACCCAAGGATTGACCCCTTTGATTAG